The Pyxidicoccus sp. MSG2 DNA segment CGCGTCGAGGGGCACACGGACAACACCGGTCCGGAGGCGCTCAATCGCAGGCTGAGTCAGCAGCGCGCGGACATGGTGCGCAGGTACCTCATCCAGCGCGGCGTCGCGGGCTCCCGCCTGGTCGCCCGGGGATACGGCTCCGACCGCCCCGTGAACGGGAACGGCACACCCGAGGAGCAGGGCGCGAACCGCCGCGTGGAGTTCGTGACGAAGTCCTCCGGCAGGACGCCGAAGCGCTGAGCCGCCCGCGCGAAGGCAGGTGGGGAGCGTCCAGGCAGGCTGCCAGGGCAGCGGCGACCCGGTGAAACCGGGTCGCCGCACCCCCTACCATGGCGGTGGAAGTCCGCGCCCGAGCAGTCCGCCCCCCCGTGCGCCCCCTCCTGGAGGCTGACCGTGACGCCCGAGCAGCACCTGGAGACTTTCTACCGAAAGCATCGCGAGCGCGCCGTCGAGTACTTCTACGACAGCCTTTGCGAGGCGAAGCTCAAGTCCTACGTCGAGGCGCCGCGCGAGCCCACGCTGGCGGCCGTCGGCATCGCCTTCGACAACCTCATCAACGGGCTCGTGAACCGGACGCCCGAGGCCTACGTCGAGAGCCAGACGGCGGCGTTCAAGAAGCGCATCGCCGCGGGCGTCTCCCCGAAGGACATCCTCGGTGGGCTCAAGTCGGCGGAGACGTCGCTGATGTGGCTCATCGAGCAGGCGAGCGTGGAGCGCCCCGAGTTCGGTCCCCAGCTGCGGCGCGTGGGTCAGCAGTACCTGCTCATGACGCACATGACCGCGATGGCCATCCGCAGCTACCAGCCCTGAGTCGTCCTCGACGCGCGCCGGAGGGGCCCTCAGTGCGGCAGCTCCTCGGCCCCGGCCGAGGTGGGACGGATGTTCTGATTCACGTGGAAGAGGTTGTCCGGGTCGTAGCGCTTCTTCACCTCGACCAGCCGGGCGTAGTTGTCCCGGTACGTCGCCTGCACGCGCTCCTGGCCCTCGTCCATCATGAAGTTCACGTAGGCGCCGCCCGCGGAGTAGGGGTGCAGCGCGTTCCAGTAGTCCTTCGTCCAGGTGGAGATTTCCCGCGCCTTGCCCGGTGAGGGGTCCACGCCGACGATGACCTCGGCCCAGCGCGCATCCCGGAAGCTGAACGCGGTGTCGCCGGGGGCCACGCGGTGCACCGCCCCGTCGATGGGGTAGAGGTGCATGGTGGAGTGCATCGTCGGCAGCCGCTCGGCGAACTCCACGTGCCGGGCGATGGCCGCGTCTGGCAATTCCTTCACGAAGTCCGCGCGCCAGTACCACTGGAGGCCGGGCGGGTAGAGCGCATCGAACATGCTCTGCAGGACGGGGTAGGGCATGGGCTGCACGCCGTGCAGCGCCGGAGACAGCGCCCGCACCGGTGCGAACACCTCATCCGCGCGCGCCGGGTCCCCGGTGTAGCACCACACCACCGCGCACATCTTCTTGAGGTGCAGGGGTTCGGGGAAGGGCGGCCCGGGCGGCACGGTCATGAAGGCGAAGAAGCCACCGAGCTCCTCCGGCGCGGCGGAGATGAAGTCGCGGTACCACTGCATCACCTCCGCGGCGCGCTCCAGGGGCCAGAGGGTGGGCCCGCCGATGACGGAGCCCACCGGATGGGCCCGGAAGAGGAAGGAGGTGACGACGCCGAAGTTGCCGCCGCCGCCGCGCACCGCCCAGAACAGGTCCGGGTGCTGCTCGGCGCTCGCGGTGACGAAGCGCCCGTCCGCGAGCACCAGGTCCACGGCGAGCAGGCTGTCGATGCTGAGGCCGTAGCGGCGCGAGAGGTGGCCCAGTCCGCCGCCCAGGGTGAGCCCGCCCACGCCGGTGGTGGAGATGATGCCCGAGGGGACGGCGAGGCCGAACGCGTGCGTGGCATGGTCCACGTCGCCCCAGACGCTGCCACCGGAGACGCGCACCGTGCGCGCGACGGGGTCCACCCGTACGCCCCGCATGCGCGACAGGTCCACCACCAGGCCTCCCTCGCAGATGCCCAGCCCGCCGCCGTTGTGCCCACCGCCGCGGATGGCCAGGGTGAGCTTCTGTTCACGGGCGAAGCCGACCGACGCGATGACATCCGCCACGTCGGCGCACCGGGCGATGAGCGCCGGGTGCTTCTGAATCATGGCGTTGTAGACGCGGCAGCTCTCCTCGTAGTCGGCGTCCCCGGGGCGGACGAGCCCGCCCCGCAGTCGGGTCCGAAGTTGCTCCACCAGGTCAGGGGTCATCCCGGGCGGAAGCCCTCCGCCCGCCTGTCCGCGTGCACGCTGGGTGTCCAGGGTCATGGTGCTCTC contains these protein-coding regions:
- a CDS encoding FAD-binding oxidoreductase, translated to MTLDTQRARGQAGGGLPPGMTPDLVEQLRTRLRGGLVRPGDADYEESCRVYNAMIQKHPALIARCADVADVIASVGFAREQKLTLAIRGGGHNGGGLGICEGGLVVDLSRMRGVRVDPVARTVRVSGGSVWGDVDHATHAFGLAVPSGIISTTGVGGLTLGGGLGHLSRRYGLSIDSLLAVDLVLADGRFVTASAEQHPDLFWAVRGGGGNFGVVTSFLFRAHPVGSVIGGPTLWPLERAAEVMQWYRDFISAAPEELGGFFAFMTVPPGPPFPEPLHLKKMCAVVWCYTGDPARADEVFAPVRALSPALHGVQPMPYPVLQSMFDALYPPGLQWYWRADFVKELPDAAIARHVEFAERLPTMHSTMHLYPIDGAVHRVAPGDTAFSFRDARWAEVIVGVDPSPGKAREISTWTKDYWNALHPYSAGGAYVNFMMDEGQERVQATYRDNYARLVEVKKRYDPDNLFHVNQNIRPTSAGAEELPH